One genomic segment of Candidatus Alcyoniella australis includes these proteins:
- the nuoI gene encoding NADH-quinone oxidoreductase subunit NuoI — translation MGALGRFLRSVTLWDIWKGLALTMRHALRKPVTLRYPEQRREVAERFRGRHRLRRWDDGSERCVACGMCAAVCPAAAIYIEPGETQYGERFAKVYEVNAMRCVYCGFCVEACPYDAIVMTGDYEMAEYNKADLLWDKDRLTEPDPAARAQES, via the coding sequence ATGGGCGCGCTGGGACGCTTCCTGCGTAGCGTGACCCTCTGGGATATCTGGAAAGGGCTGGCGCTGACCATGCGTCACGCGCTGCGTAAACCAGTGACCCTGCGCTACCCCGAACAGCGCCGGGAGGTGGCCGAGCGCTTCCGCGGCAGACATCGCCTGCGGCGCTGGGACGACGGCTCGGAGCGCTGCGTGGCCTGCGGGATGTGCGCGGCGGTCTGCCCGGCGGCCGCGATCTACATCGAACCCGGCGAGACCCAGTACGGCGAGCGCTTTGCCAAGGTCTACGAGGTCAACGCCATGCGCTGCGTGTACTGCGGGTTCTGCGTCGAGGCCTGCCCCTACGACGCGATCGTGATGACCGGGGACTACGAGATGGCCGAATACAACAAGGCCGATTTGCTGTGGGACAAGGATCGACTCACCGAGCCCGATCCCGCGGCCCGGGCGCAGGAGAGTTAA
- the nuoH gene encoding NADH-quinone oxidoreductase subunit NuoH, with protein MTASGVEQFSWLIFAFKMLLIFAGFLTVTAYNTLYERRVAAALQQRVGPNRVGPLGLLQPIADGVKLIFKEDLTPAMVDRFLYFLAPSITMSCTLAIIAVIPFTENAVIADFNVGLLYLLAVSSLAVYGIVLAGWSSNSKYSLLGGLRSSAQMISYELAIGLSVALVVMLSGSFNLSQVIAEQQVHWNLWKYPPLGLIGFFVFYIAMLAETNRAPFDFPEAEQELVAGFHTEYSAMKFAGFYIGEYGNMVAAASITAVLFLGGYQLPLGLQAKVAAIDAYWVRMLIGLAVMLTKVAVLIFTYFWVRWTLPRYRYDQLMELGWKRFVPIGLANLMLTAIYMLAWQRLGWGA; from the coding sequence ATGACGGCAAGCGGTGTGGAGCAATTCAGCTGGCTGATTTTCGCATTTAAAATGCTGCTGATCTTCGCCGGCTTCCTGACGGTCACCGCCTACAACACGCTCTATGAGCGGCGCGTGGCCGCGGCGCTGCAGCAGCGCGTGGGTCCCAACCGCGTGGGGCCGCTGGGCCTGCTCCAGCCGATCGCCGACGGCGTCAAGCTGATCTTCAAAGAGGACCTGACGCCGGCGATGGTCGACCGTTTTCTGTACTTCCTTGCGCCGAGCATCACCATGAGCTGCACCCTGGCGATCATCGCCGTGATTCCGTTTACCGAGAACGCGGTGATCGCCGATTTCAACGTTGGCCTGCTCTACCTGCTGGCGGTCTCGAGCTTGGCGGTCTACGGCATCGTGCTCGCCGGCTGGAGCTCCAACAGCAAGTACAGCCTGCTCGGCGGCCTGCGCTCCAGCGCGCAGATGATCAGCTACGAGCTGGCCATCGGTTTGTCCGTGGCGCTGGTGGTGATGCTCTCGGGCAGCTTCAACCTCAGCCAGGTGATCGCCGAACAGCAGGTGCACTGGAACCTGTGGAAGTACCCGCCGCTGGGGCTGATCGGCTTCTTTGTGTTCTACATCGCGATGCTCGCCGAGACCAACCGCGCGCCGTTCGACTTCCCCGAGGCCGAGCAGGAGCTGGTGGCCGGGTTCCACACCGAGTACTCGGCGATGAAGTTCGCCGGGTTCTACATCGGCGAGTACGGCAACATGGTCGCCGCGGCCTCGATCACCGCGGTGCTGTTTCTCGGCGGCTACCAGCTGCCCCTGGGATTGCAGGCCAAGGTCGCGGCCATCGACGCCTACTGGGTGCGGATGCTGATCGGCCTGGCCGTGATGCTGACCAAGGTCGCGGTGCTGATCTTTACCTACTTCTGGGTGCGCTGGACCCTGCCGCGCTACCGCTACGACCAGCTGATGGAGCTGGGCTGGAAGCGTTTCGTGCCCATCGGCCTGGCCAACCTGATGCTGACGGCAATCTACATGCTGGCCTGGCAGCGTCTGGGGTGGGGGGCCTGA